The proteins below come from a single Bacteroidota bacterium genomic window:
- a CDS encoding DUF2442 domain-containing protein, with amino-acid sequence MDLIWITEAKYVSDYKIMLMFNDGIQGIVDLKNSIKGKVFKPLKDIEYFKNFKQNKWTIEWDCEADFAPEYLYKLATKEE; translated from the coding sequence ATGGATTTAATTTGGATAACAGAAGCAAAATATGTTAGTGATTATAAAATAATGCTAATGTTTAATGATGGAATTCAAGGAATTGTTGATTTAAAGAATAGCATTAAAGGTAAAGTATTTAAGCCATTGAAGGATATTGAATATTTTAAAAACTTCAAGCAAAATAAATGGACAATTGAATGGGATTGTGAAGCCGATTTTGCCCCTGAATATTTATATAA